A region from the Cryptosporangium arvum DSM 44712 genome encodes:
- the bcp gene encoding thioredoxin-dependent thiol peroxidase yields MTAAPRLSPGDPAPDFELSDDHGNPVHLADLRGQRVILYAYPSAMTPGCTKQACDFRDSLDSLKAAGLAVIGISPDKPEKLAKFREKESLTFPLVSDPDKSVLTSYGAFGEKTMYGKTVTGVIRSTFVIDADGKIEKAQYNVKATGHVAKLRRDLGLD; encoded by the coding sequence ATGACTGCCGCGCCACGCCTCTCTCCCGGCGACCCCGCCCCCGACTTCGAGCTCTCCGACGACCACGGCAACCCCGTACACCTCGCCGACCTGCGCGGTCAGCGCGTGATCCTGTACGCATACCCGTCGGCGATGACGCCCGGCTGCACCAAGCAGGCCTGCGACTTCCGCGACTCCCTCGATTCCCTGAAGGCCGCCGGCCTCGCGGTCATCGGCATCTCCCCCGACAAGCCGGAGAAGCTCGCCAAGTTCCGCGAGAAGGAGTCGCTCACGTTCCCGCTGGTCTCCGACCCGGACAAGAGCGTCCTGACGTCGTACGGCGCCTTCGGCGAGAAGACGATGTACGGCAAGACCGTCACCGGCGTCATCCGCTCGACGTTCGTCATCGACGCCGACGGCAAGATCGAAAAGGCCCAGTACAACGTCAAGGCCACCGGCCACGTGGCGAAGCTCCGCCGCGACCTCGGCCTCGACTGA
- a CDS encoding PDGLE domain-containing protein — translation MSGRRVKLAVFLGLGLLVALLLAGVVSSAASSKPDGLDATAREGCTFNADDEITGGDCLAKSAKDHDLADSPLADYGIRGIDNPFVSTGLSGVAGVLLVGAIGGGLFWVLRRRDPAGKD, via the coding sequence ATGAGCGGGCGACGCGTGAAACTCGCGGTCTTCCTCGGGCTCGGCCTGCTGGTGGCGTTGCTGCTGGCCGGTGTCGTCAGCTCGGCGGCGTCGTCGAAGCCCGACGGGCTCGACGCCACCGCCCGGGAGGGCTGCACGTTCAACGCCGACGACGAGATCACCGGCGGGGACTGCCTGGCCAAGTCGGCAAAGGACCATGACCTCGCCGACTCGCCGCTGGCCGACTACGGCATCCGGGGCATCGACAACCCGTTCGTCTCGACCGGGCTGTCCGGTGTCGCCGGGGTCCTGCTCGTCGGGGCGATCGGCGGTGGCCTCTTCTGGGTCCTCCGCCGCCGCGACCCGGCCGGGAAGGACTAG
- a CDS encoding MBL fold metallo-hydrolase yields MHVHCHLVRTPTRTVLVDAGIGPEWAPAGEWFGRPGRLPEELAALGVEPEEITDVILTHLHPDHIGWVVADEDDPKPYFVNARHVVQNAELKWLRESGEEYEDLYDSHIKPLVDAQLLVEVTGAATLDERLDLVLAPGHTPGHQCLLVDAPDRPLLITGDAFVHRGQMTTAGLAYRYEEATDDAAKTRRRLLSVAAERGVLLAPCHLDEGVVLVESASEDSFRTTAMARCPNSVA; encoded by the coding sequence ATGCATGTGCATTGCCATCTGGTTCGTACACCGACCAGGACTGTGCTCGTCGACGCCGGGATCGGCCCGGAGTGGGCTCCGGCCGGTGAATGGTTCGGCCGGCCCGGGCGTCTGCCCGAGGAACTGGCCGCACTCGGCGTGGAGCCGGAGGAGATCACCGACGTGATCCTCACCCACCTCCACCCCGACCACATCGGCTGGGTCGTGGCCGACGAGGACGACCCCAAGCCGTACTTCGTCAACGCGCGGCACGTGGTGCAGAACGCGGAGCTGAAGTGGCTGCGCGAATCGGGCGAGGAGTACGAGGACCTGTACGACTCCCACATCAAGCCGCTGGTCGACGCGCAGCTGCTGGTCGAGGTCACCGGCGCGGCGACGCTGGACGAGCGGCTGGACCTGGTGCTCGCGCCCGGGCACACGCCGGGCCACCAGTGCCTGCTCGTCGACGCCCCCGACCGGCCGCTGCTGATCACCGGGGACGCGTTCGTGCACCGCGGGCAGATGACCACCGCGGGGCTGGCCTACCGGTACGAAGAGGCGACCGACGACGCGGCGAAGACCCGCCGCCGGCTGCTCTCGGTGGCCGCGGAGCGGGGTGTGCTGCTGGCCCCCTGCCACCTGGACGAAGGCGTCGTCCTGGTCGAATCGGCGAGCGAGGACTCGTTCCGCACCACCGCGATGGCCCGGTGTCCGAACTCGGTGGCATAA
- a CDS encoding SGNH/GDSL hydrolase family protein: MVGDIRFAALGDSVTEGLGDPRPGGGWRGWAALLAEGWSSSAFVNYAASGATTARVLDEQLPSALAFRPTVASVVVGVNDVLRPGFDAAAIEARLDHVVGSLCASGAVVLTARMPDPGRMLRLPGALRRPLGRRTLELNGAVQSVAERHRTVHVDLADHPAVADRAAWHVDRLHPNERGHRVVAREFAGALSARGLPVERMPSAEPGGGRSTRPFEHVWWLATKGTGWVIDRGTDLVPHLLGMAAREFWSAVRSRRRDGGEPGYPNGG; this comes from the coding sequence GTGGTCGGGGACATTCGCTTCGCGGCCCTCGGCGACTCGGTGACCGAGGGGCTCGGTGATCCGCGACCGGGCGGCGGGTGGCGTGGGTGGGCGGCGTTGCTCGCCGAGGGATGGTCGTCCTCGGCGTTCGTCAACTACGCCGCCAGCGGGGCCACCACGGCCCGGGTGCTCGACGAGCAACTGCCGTCGGCGCTGGCGTTCCGGCCCACGGTGGCGAGCGTGGTCGTCGGCGTGAACGACGTCCTGCGGCCCGGGTTCGACGCCGCGGCGATCGAGGCCAGGCTCGACCACGTCGTCGGGTCGCTGTGCGCGTCCGGCGCCGTGGTGCTGACCGCGCGGATGCCCGACCCGGGCCGGATGCTGCGGTTACCCGGGGCGCTGCGTCGCCCGCTCGGCCGGCGCACGCTCGAACTCAACGGCGCGGTGCAGTCGGTGGCCGAGCGCCACCGCACCGTGCACGTCGACCTGGCCGACCACCCGGCGGTCGCCGACCGGGCGGCGTGGCACGTGGACCGGCTGCACCCGAACGAGCGCGGGCACCGGGTGGTGGCCCGCGAGTTCGCCGGTGCGCTAAGCGCCCGGGGCCTGCCGGTCGAGCGGATGCCGTCCGCCGAGCCGGGCGGCGGGCGGTCCACCCGGCCGTTCGAGCACGTCTGGTGGCTGGCCACGAAGGGCACCGGGTGGGTGATCGACCGGGGTACGGACCTGGTGCCCCATCTGCTGGGGATGGCGGCGCGCGAATTCTGGTCGGCGGTGCGCTCGCGTCGCCGCGACGGGGGCGAGCCCGGGTACCCGAACGGGGGATAG
- the rdgB gene encoding RdgB/HAM1 family non-canonical purine NTP pyrophosphatase: MTRVVLASRNAKKIAELRRILAVAVPQVEVVGLDEVPPYPETVEDGATFAENALLKAREAAEVSGLPAIADDSGIAVDALNGMPGVLSARWAGKPKSDERNLRLVLEQVEDLPDTRLGAAFVCAAALVLPGGEEHVVEGRMEGSLIREPRGTNGFGYDPIFVPSGSVLTSAEMTPADKDAISHRGKAFRSLAEVLATSLTSA; this comes from the coding sequence CTGACGCGAGTGGTGCTGGCCAGCCGCAACGCGAAGAAGATCGCCGAGCTGCGGCGGATCCTCGCGGTGGCGGTGCCGCAGGTCGAGGTCGTCGGCCTCGACGAGGTGCCGCCCTACCCGGAGACCGTCGAGGACGGCGCGACGTTCGCGGAGAACGCGCTGCTCAAGGCACGTGAGGCGGCGGAGGTGTCTGGCCTGCCGGCGATCGCGGACGACTCCGGGATCGCGGTCGACGCGCTCAACGGGATGCCCGGTGTGCTCTCGGCCCGCTGGGCCGGCAAGCCCAAGAGCGACGAGCGGAACCTGCGGCTGGTGCTGGAGCAGGTCGAGGACCTGCCCGACACGAGGCTGGGTGCGGCGTTCGTGTGCGCGGCCGCGCTCGTGCTGCCCGGTGGCGAAGAGCACGTCGTCGAGGGACGCATGGAGGGCTCGCTGATCCGGGAGCCGCGGGGGACGAACGGGTTCGGTTACGACCCGATCTTCGTCCCCTCCGGCTCGGTGCTGACCAGCGCGGAGATGACGCCGGCCGACAAGGACGCGATCAGCCACCGGGGGAAGGCGTTCCGGTCCCTGGCCGAGGTACTGGCCACCTCGTTGACGTCGGCTTGA
- a CDS encoding energy-coupling factor ABC transporter permease has product MHVSDGIVNLPVSALFGAVAVAWIALCLVRARRDLDDRLAPMAGLVAAFIFAVQMLNFPVLPGVSGHLLGGALAVILVGPWVGALCVATVLLVQALLFADGGLSALGLNITNMAIITTLVAYGVVALALRVLPKSRLGIVVASFLAATVSVVVASQGFVFEYALGGEVDKALGPISATMAGVHLLIGVGEGLITATTVATVAAVRPDLVYVLRRYREKPLLITTGSNA; this is encoded by the coding sequence ATGCACGTTTCCGACGGCATCGTCAACCTGCCGGTCTCGGCACTCTTCGGCGCCGTCGCCGTGGCCTGGATCGCGTTATGCCTGGTCAGAGCCCGCCGTGACCTCGACGACCGCCTGGCGCCGATGGCCGGCCTGGTCGCCGCGTTCATCTTCGCGGTGCAGATGCTCAACTTCCCGGTGCTGCCGGGGGTCAGCGGGCACCTGCTCGGCGGTGCGCTCGCGGTGATCCTGGTCGGGCCGTGGGTGGGCGCGCTCTGCGTCGCGACCGTGCTCCTCGTGCAGGCACTGCTCTTCGCCGATGGCGGGCTGTCCGCGTTGGGGCTCAACATCACGAACATGGCGATCATCACGACGCTCGTCGCGTACGGAGTGGTCGCGCTGGCGCTGCGGGTGCTGCCGAAGAGCCGGCTCGGCATCGTGGTGGCGTCGTTCCTGGCCGCGACGGTGTCCGTGGTCGTCGCGTCGCAGGGCTTCGTGTTCGAGTACGCGCTCGGCGGCGAGGTGGACAAGGCGCTCGGGCCGATCTCGGCCACGATGGCCGGCGTCCACCTGCTGATCGGCGTCGGCGAAGGGCTGATCACCGCGACGACGGTGGCGACCGTCGCGGCCGTGCGCCCCGACCTGGTGTACGTACTGCGTCGGTATCGGGAGAAGCCACTGCTGATCACCACCGGGAGCAACGCATGA
- the rph gene encoding ribonuclease PH, which yields MTDSSTVFTIGNRPDGRVADALRPVSFERGWSDHAEGSVLVEFGRTRVLCTASVVEGVPRWRKGSGLGWVTAEYAMLPRATHTRGDRESVKGRIGGRTHEISRLIGRSLRACLDLKALGENTITLDCDVLQADGGTRTAAITGAYVALADAVQWLASRHALAASPKKALKNSVAAVSVGIIDGEARLDLNYDEDVKAGVDMNVVCTGSGDFVEVQGTGEAITFGRDQLDALLDLAVAGCTELAALQQKALDS from the coding sequence ATGACGGACTCCTCCACCGTGTTCACGATCGGTAACCGGCCCGACGGCCGGGTCGCCGACGCGCTCCGCCCGGTCTCGTTCGAACGTGGTTGGTCCGACCATGCCGAGGGGTCGGTGCTCGTCGAGTTCGGCCGTACCCGGGTGCTCTGCACGGCCAGCGTGGTCGAGGGTGTTCCGCGGTGGCGCAAGGGCAGCGGCCTGGGCTGGGTCACGGCCGAGTACGCGATGCTCCCGCGGGCCACCCACACCCGTGGCGACCGCGAGTCGGTGAAGGGCCGCATCGGCGGCCGCACCCACGAGATCTCCCGGCTAATCGGGCGGTCCTTGCGGGCCTGCCTGGACCTCAAGGCGTTGGGCGAGAACACGATCACGCTCGACTGCGACGTGCTGCAGGCCGACGGCGGCACCCGTACCGCGGCCATCACCGGCGCGTACGTGGCCCTGGCCGACGCGGTGCAGTGGCTGGCCTCGCGCCACGCGCTGGCGGCGTCGCCCAAGAAGGCGTTGAAGAACTCGGTCGCGGCGGTGAGCGTCGGCATCATCGACGGTGAGGCCCGGCTCGACCTCAACTACGACGAGGACGTCAAGGCCGGCGTCGACATGAACGTGGTCTGCACCGGCTCCGGTGACTTCGTCGAGGTGCAGGGCACCGGTGAGGCGATCACGTTCGGTCGCGACCAGCTGGACGCGCTGCTCGACCTCGCGGTCGCGGGCTGCACCGAGCTGGCGGCTCTTCAGCAGAAGGCGTTGGATTCGTGA
- the cbiQ gene encoding cobalt ECF transporter T component CbiQ, with protein sequence MGAGHAHPLHLAGASLVHRMPSEVKIVAALAFVVSVVATPREAVWAFGLYAVLLAAVAATARIPAGWLAARGLIETPFVVLALVLPFLEGGPHVHLAGLSLSEPGLWAGWNIVAKGTLGVFASLLLAATTNGRDLLIGLQQLRTPAPIVQIATFMLRYADVIVGNAKAMRIARLSRCHDPRFLWQVRAFATSIGSLFLRSYERGERVYVAMLSRGYTGALPTATSARPPARQWATALTIPAAAAAVSVTAWLTT encoded by the coding sequence GTGGGAGCCGGCCACGCCCATCCGCTGCACCTCGCCGGTGCCTCGCTCGTGCACCGCATGCCGTCCGAGGTGAAGATCGTCGCCGCGCTGGCGTTCGTGGTCAGCGTCGTCGCGACCCCGCGCGAAGCGGTCTGGGCCTTCGGCCTCTACGCGGTGCTGCTCGCCGCGGTGGCGGCCACCGCGCGCATCCCGGCCGGATGGCTGGCCGCCCGTGGCCTCATCGAGACGCCGTTCGTCGTCCTCGCCCTGGTACTGCCGTTCCTCGAGGGCGGGCCGCACGTCCACCTCGCGGGGCTGAGCCTCAGCGAACCGGGCCTCTGGGCGGGCTGGAACATCGTCGCGAAAGGCACCCTCGGGGTCTTCGCGTCGCTGCTGCTCGCCGCCACGACGAACGGTCGCGACCTGCTGATCGGGCTCCAGCAGCTGCGCACGCCGGCGCCGATCGTGCAGATCGCCACGTTCATGCTGCGCTACGCCGACGTCATCGTCGGCAACGCGAAGGCCATGCGGATCGCCCGCCTCTCCCGCTGCCACGACCCACGGTTCCTCTGGCAGGTGCGCGCGTTCGCCACGTCGATCGGCAGCCTGTTCCTGCGTTCCTACGAGCGCGGCGAGCGGGTCTACGTCGCGATGCTGTCGCGGGGATACACCGGCGCGCTGCCGACGGCCACCAGCGCCAGGCCCCCGGCGAGGCAGTGGGCCACCGCGCTGACGATCCCGGCCGCGGCCGCGGCGGTTAGCGTTACGGCGTGGCTGACGACGTAA
- the murI gene encoding glutamate racemase, translating to MTDAPIGIFDSGVGGLTVARAVLDQLPNEQLVYVGDTAHVPYGPRPIAQVRRFALEVLDHLVEQDVKMLVIACNSASAACLRDARERYRVPVVEVVLPAVRRAAAATRNGRVGVIGTRATITSGAYQDMFAAAPGVTVTGVACPEFVSFVERGVTSGRQLLGLAQAYLEPLQRAEVDTLVLGCTHYPLLTGVISLVMGDGVTLVSSADETAKDVYRALTEHDLLRGDDAGPPRHRFLATGDPEPFARLGRRFLGPEASVVSSLTLPAAASLEVAG from the coding sequence GTGACAGACGCGCCAATCGGGATTTTCGACTCAGGGGTCGGCGGACTCACGGTGGCGCGTGCGGTGCTCGACCAGTTGCCGAACGAGCAGTTGGTCTACGTCGGCGACACGGCGCACGTGCCGTACGGGCCGCGTCCGATCGCGCAGGTACGCCGATTCGCGCTGGAGGTGCTCGACCACCTGGTCGAGCAGGACGTGAAGATGCTCGTCATCGCGTGCAACAGCGCGTCGGCGGCCTGCCTGCGCGACGCCAGGGAGCGCTACCGGGTGCCGGTGGTGGAGGTGGTGCTCCCGGCGGTGCGGCGGGCCGCCGCGGCCACCCGCAACGGCCGGGTGGGCGTGATCGGCACCAGGGCGACGATCACCAGCGGCGCGTACCAGGACATGTTCGCGGCGGCACCCGGCGTCACCGTGACCGGCGTCGCCTGCCCGGAGTTCGTCTCGTTCGTCGAGCGCGGCGTCACCAGCGGCAGGCAACTGCTCGGCCTCGCACAGGCGTATTTGGAACCGCTGCAGCGTGCCGAGGTCGACACGCTCGTGCTGGGGTGCACACACTACCCCTTGTTGACCGGAGTGATCAGTCTGGTGATGGGGGACGGAGTCACGCTGGTGTCGAGCGCGGACGAGACCGCGAAGGACGTGTACCGGGCGCTCACCGAACACGACCTTCTCCGCGGTGACGACGCGGGACCGCCCCGCCATCGCTTCCTGGCGACCGGGGATCCCGAGCCGTTCGCGCGCCTCGGCCGCCGGTTCCTGGGGCCGGAAGCCTCCGTGGTGTCGTCCCTTACGCTGCCCGCAGCCGCATCGTTGGAGGTGGCCGGATGA
- a CDS encoding mechanosensitive ion channel family protein — MFDELPDAVVTLVTAAVSVLVALVVVQIIHVVVRRLGRRAPLFAQVAARLHRPVQCLAAVLAVQGSLHATTARGDWRGPLLHAITVLVIASVAWVVGALLVILEDAALSRFRTDVENNKRNRRVHTQIMVVRRVTVAVVVVVAVGAVLVTFPTARAAGASLLASAGIAGVVAGLAAQSVLGNVFAGVQLAFSDELRIDDVVVVEGEWGRVEDITLSYVVLHLWDDRRLTLPTSYFTTKPFQNWTRNESALLGAVEIDVDWAVPTEEMRRELRHVCEGTDLWDGRACVFQVTDAIGGMVRVRALVTARDAPTLFDLRCHVRERLVQWLRENYPEALPRSRADVTGIPGVRIDKVENLNGRDLGPAAVADAPDDARVFSGSADGRERNAAFAGRSEDT; from the coding sequence GTGTTCGACGAGCTGCCTGATGCCGTCGTCACTCTGGTGACCGCGGCGGTGAGCGTGCTCGTCGCGCTCGTCGTCGTCCAGATCATTCACGTGGTGGTACGTCGGCTGGGCCGGCGCGCGCCCTTGTTCGCGCAGGTCGCCGCCCGGCTGCACCGGCCGGTCCAGTGCCTGGCGGCGGTGCTCGCCGTGCAGGGCTCGCTGCACGCGACCACGGCCCGCGGTGACTGGCGCGGACCTTTACTGCACGCGATCACGGTGCTGGTGATCGCGTCGGTCGCCTGGGTCGTCGGTGCGCTGCTGGTGATCCTGGAGGACGCGGCGCTGTCGCGATTCCGCACCGACGTGGAGAACAACAAGCGCAACCGCCGGGTGCACACCCAGATCATGGTCGTGCGGCGGGTCACGGTCGCGGTGGTGGTCGTCGTCGCGGTCGGCGCGGTGCTCGTGACGTTCCCGACCGCCCGGGCCGCCGGTGCGTCGCTGCTGGCCTCCGCCGGTATCGCCGGTGTCGTGGCCGGGCTCGCCGCCCAGTCGGTGCTCGGCAACGTCTTCGCCGGTGTCCAGCTGGCCTTCAGCGACGAGCTGCGCATCGACGACGTCGTCGTGGTCGAGGGCGAATGGGGCCGGGTCGAGGACATCACGCTCAGCTACGTCGTGCTGCACCTCTGGGACGACCGGCGATTGACGTTGCCGACCTCGTACTTCACGACCAAGCCGTTCCAGAACTGGACCCGGAACGAGTCCGCGCTGCTCGGCGCGGTCGAGATCGACGTCGACTGGGCCGTGCCCACCGAGGAGATGCGTCGCGAGCTGCGTCACGTCTGCGAGGGCACCGACCTGTGGGACGGCCGGGCCTGCGTGTTCCAGGTGACCGACGCGATCGGCGGCATGGTGCGGGTGCGTGCCCTGGTGACCGCGCGCGACGCCCCCACGCTGTTCGACCTGCGGTGCCACGTGCGCGAGCGGCTGGTGCAGTGGCTGCGTGAGAACTACCCGGAGGCGTTGCCGCGCTCGCGGGCCGACGTCACCGGGATCCCCGGTGTGCGCATCGACAAGGTCGAGAACCTGAACGGGCGCGATCTCGGGCCCGCTGCGGTCGCCGACGCGCCCGACGACGCCCGCGTCTTCAGCGGCTCCGCCGACGGACGCGAGCGCAACGCCGCCTTCGCCGGCCGGTCCGAGGACACCTGA
- a CDS encoding MBL fold metallo-hydrolase, which yields MKLSVLGCAGSFPGPDSPCSSYIVEADGFRLLLDFGNGAMGALQRHPAGLHGIDAIMLSHLHLDHMTDACVYMVVRRYDPDGKHPPLPLYGPAGAGERIASMYGPEEGVGGSVEDVYDVKTLQPGRFAVGPFTVEVARVNHPVETFGVRIEHGDTAMAYSADTGRTDALVKLARDVDLFLCEASYLEDKPHPPDLHLTGFEAGEYATQAHARRLVLTHFVKAWGDPEQSLEEARRSFAGPIDLAYAGAEYSI from the coding sequence ATGAAACTTTCCGTCCTGGGGTGTGCCGGCAGCTTCCCCGGTCCGGATTCCCCGTGCTCGTCGTACATCGTCGAGGCCGACGGCTTCCGGTTGCTGCTCGACTTCGGCAACGGGGCGATGGGCGCGCTCCAGCGGCACCCGGCCGGTTTGCACGGCATCGACGCGATCATGCTGTCCCACCTGCACTTGGACCACATGACCGACGCCTGCGTCTACATGGTGGTCCGCCGGTACGACCCGGACGGCAAGCACCCGCCGCTACCGCTGTACGGCCCGGCCGGCGCCGGGGAGCGCATCGCGTCGATGTACGGCCCGGAGGAGGGCGTCGGAGGCAGCGTCGAGGACGTGTACGACGTGAAGACGCTCCAGCCGGGGCGGTTCGCGGTCGGCCCGTTCACGGTGGAGGTGGCCCGCGTCAATCACCCGGTGGAGACGTTCGGCGTCCGCATCGAGCACGGCGACACCGCGATGGCGTACTCGGCCGACACCGGGCGCACAGACGCGCTGGTCAAGCTGGCGCGCGACGTCGACCTGTTCCTCTGCGAAGCGTCCTATTTAGAAGACAAGCCGCACCCGCCGGACCTGCACCTGACCGGCTTCGAGGCCGGCGAGTACGCGACGCAGGCGCACGCGCGCCGGCTGGTGCTCACGCACTTCGTGAAGGCCTGGGGCGACCCGGAACAGTCGCTGGAGGAGGCCCGGCGGTCGTTCGCCGGTCCCATCGATCTGGCCTACGCGGGCGCGGAGTACTCCATCTGA
- a CDS encoding glycosyltransferase, which yields MRIVRLANFVGPRSGGLRTALHELGRGYRAEGHDPVLIVPGPRFTDEDTPQGRVITLPGPTVPWMGGYRVVLGRRRLITVLDELRPDRLEVSDRTTLRWTGAWARRRGVPSLMVSHENATALLGLALPRWAPVRRIADALNERTVSTYDTVVATTAFAAAEFRRIGATSLVTVPLGVDLARFHPGLHSAALRGTLARPSELLLVHCGRLSPEKKVERSVDALAALRSRGVPAVLVVVGDGPRRSALERRARGLPVKFLGFVPDRDLVAQLLATADAVLAPGPAETFGLAALEAMACGTPVVAAGDGALGEVVGDAGVAVSQGTGVRFAEAVLELAARPEADRRAAARFRAQRFDWATAVSGMLAAHGLEGGVESWSGTFASRPSATR from the coding sequence GTGAGGATCGTCCGACTGGCGAATTTTGTCGGACCGCGGTCGGGCGGGTTGCGTACCGCGCTCCACGAACTCGGCCGGGGATACCGGGCCGAGGGACACGACCCGGTGCTGATCGTGCCGGGGCCCCGGTTCACCGACGAGGACACCCCGCAGGGCCGGGTGATCACGCTGCCCGGCCCGACCGTGCCGTGGATGGGCGGCTACCGCGTCGTGCTGGGGCGGCGGCGGCTGATCACCGTGCTCGACGAGCTCCGTCCGGACCGGCTCGAGGTCTCCGACCGCACGACGCTGCGCTGGACCGGCGCTTGGGCCCGGCGGCGCGGTGTGCCGTCGTTGATGGTGTCGCACGAGAACGCGACCGCGCTGCTCGGCCTGGCGCTGCCGCGCTGGGCGCCGGTCCGCCGGATCGCCGACGCGCTCAACGAACGGACCGTGAGCACCTACGACACCGTGGTCGCGACCACCGCGTTCGCCGCGGCCGAATTCCGCCGGATCGGCGCGACCAGCCTGGTCACGGTGCCGCTCGGCGTCGATCTCGCGCGGTTCCATCCGGGTCTGCACTCGGCCGCTCTGCGTGGCACGCTGGCCCGGCCGAGCGAGCTGCTGCTGGTCCACTGTGGGCGGCTCTCGCCCGAGAAGAAGGTCGAGCGTTCGGTGGACGCGCTGGCGGCGTTGCGGTCGCGTGGCGTCCCCGCCGTGCTCGTCGTGGTGGGGGACGGGCCGCGACGGTCCGCACTGGAGCGCCGGGCCCGCGGCCTGCCGGTGAAGTTCCTGGGCTTCGTGCCCGACCGCGACCTCGTCGCGCAGCTGCTGGCCACCGCCGACGCCGTGCTCGCGCCCGGCCCCGCGGAGACGTTCGGCCTGGCGGCGCTGGAAGCGATGGCCTGCGGGACGCCTGTCGTCGCGGCCGGTGACGGTGCGCTCGGCGAGGTCGTCGGCGACGCCGGGGTGGCGGTCTCCCAGGGCACCGGGGTCCGCTTCGCGGAGGCGGTGCTGGAGCTGGCCGCGCGTCCGGAGGCCGACCGGCGGGCCGCCGCGCGGTTCCGGGCGCAGCGCTTCGACTGGGCGACGGCGGTGAGCGGGATGCTCGCCGCGCACGGGCTCGAAGGGGGTGTGGAGTCGTGGTCGGGGACATTCGCTTCGCGGCCCTCGGCGACTCGGTGA
- a CDS encoding glycosyltransferase family 4 protein, translated as MRVAIITESYPPDVNGVAHSVLRTVEHLLARGHEPMVVAPTSLGEPRSALPDIPVVRVPSVGLPGYPSFRVGLPTRRVAGALHRFRPDVVHLASPFALAAQGAFAAARQGLPAVAIYQTDVPGFAGFYKLGAGRAAAWRWLRRVHGVTARTLAPSSATATELAAHGIGPVQLWPRGVDAVRFDPGKRSSDRFGTDEIVVGYVGRLAPEKRVDLLEPVTQLPGVRVVVIGDGPARSALERQMPRAHFLGEVVGEDLATAFASLDVFVHTGAHETFCQTVQEAMASGVPVVAPAAGGPVDLVRSGVTGYLVTPDDPGAYLAAVRELVADASLRREFGAAGRAAVAGRSWAAVGDALIGHYRDVVRGSSIAAPVERAA; from the coding sequence ATGCGTGTCGCGATCATCACGGAGTCGTATCCGCCGGACGTCAACGGGGTCGCCCACTCGGTGCTGCGTACGGTCGAGCACCTGCTCGCCCGTGGGCACGAGCCGATGGTCGTGGCACCCACCTCGCTGGGTGAGCCCCGGTCCGCCCTGCCCGACATCCCCGTCGTGCGGGTGCCGAGCGTCGGGCTGCCCGGATACCCGAGTTTCCGGGTGGGGCTGCCCACCCGGCGGGTGGCGGGTGCGCTGCACCGCTTCCGCCCGGACGTGGTCCACCTGGCGTCGCCGTTCGCGCTGGCCGCCCAGGGCGCGTTCGCCGCCGCGCGCCAAGGGCTTCCCGCCGTGGCGATCTACCAGACCGACGTGCCGGGCTTCGCCGGCTTCTACAAGCTCGGGGCCGGACGCGCGGCCGCGTGGCGCTGGTTGCGCCGGGTGCACGGGGTGACCGCGCGGACGCTGGCGCCGTCGAGCGCGACCGCGACCGAGCTCGCCGCCCACGGCATCGGCCCGGTGCAGCTCTGGCCCCGGGGAGTCGACGCGGTGCGCTTCGACCCCGGGAAACGGTCGTCGGACCGGTTCGGCACCGACGAGATCGTCGTCGGATACGTGGGCCGGTTGGCGCCCGAGAAGCGGGTGGATCTGCTGGAGCCGGTGACGCAACTTCCCGGCGTCCGCGTCGTCGTCATCGGGGACGGGCCGGCGCGGTCCGCGTTGGAGCGGCAGATGCCGCGGGCGCACTTCCTCGGCGAGGTGGTCGGCGAGGACCTGGCGACCGCGTTCGCGAGCCTCGACGTCTTCGTGCACACCGGCGCCCACGAGACGTTCTGCCAGACCGTCCAGGAGGCGATGGCCTCCGGGGTGCCCGTGGTGGCGCCGGCCGCCGGTGGGCCGGTGGACCTGGTGCGCTCGGGCGTGACCGGCTACCTGGTGACGCCGGACGACCCCGGCGCGTACCTGGCCGCGGTGCGCGAGCTCGTCGCGGACGCGTCGTTGCGCCGGGAGTTCGGGGCGGCGGGGCGCGCGGCCGTGGCCGGGCGGAGCTGGGCCGCGGTCGGCGACGCGCTGATCGGCCACTACCGGGACGTCGTGCGGGGCTCGTCGATCGCCGCTCCGGTGGAGCGGGCCGCGTGA